Proteins co-encoded in one Plasmodium sp. gorilla clade G2 genome assembly, chromosome: 9 genomic window:
- a CDS encoding alkaline phosphatase, putative, translated as MNSCIKLIFAFYIFIKYTRCQGDQIINEKLTNFVFLSCNYQKGKVNNTLLNSIEKRKPQLMLWIGDYFYTDCSEIKCLDDAYTYIKKDPFYMKLKKKFKIDGIYDDHDYNKNNGDRLYKYKKESKKKYLDYLNIDKNDIRYKRNGAYISKLYIDPNNENNQVKIIMLDTRYNKDPYPFYAPDSYKDLFFHMFISFLSRFHSSIFGLCCNSKNDILGNEQWKWLEKELTNSKARAHIIISSTQIFSNHIINENWGLMPYSLKRLRELIKKTKPKGLLFLSGDVHFGSIIGNEESVIEVTSSSVNQENIFSYINKYVIFFLTNLLSKVSPFELNKIYSFNNFGSVNITYVNDNEIKIKTSVNDSDGVEILVANQVFNNKNNIYTKRKDLHIILDEFATLECKSKTKVVMHTIVYILFLLWFLQILYIFLKVIGSLFRRKKIHTKTKDE; from the exons atgAACAGttgtataaaattaatttttgctttttacatttttattaaatatacccGATGCCAAGGCGATCAAATAATTAATGAGAAGCTAACGAATTTTGTATTTCTGAGTTGTAATTATCAAAAAGGAAAAgtaaataatacattattaAATTCAATAGAGAAAAGGAAACCACAGCTTATGCTGTGGATAGgtgattatttttatacagATTGTAGTGAAATAAAATGTTTAGATGATgcttatacatatattaagaaagacccattttatatgaaactaaaaaagaaatttaaaattgatggtatatatgatgatcatgattataataaaaataatggtgatcgattatataaatataaaaaagaaagtaaaaaaaaatacttagactatttaaatatagataaaaatgatatcagatataaaagaaatggtgcatatatatccaaattatatatagatccaaataatgaaaataatcaagttaaaattattatgttaGATACcagatataataaagatcCATATCCTTTCTATGCCCCAGATTCATATAAAGatctattttttcatatgtttatttcatttttgtcACGTTTCCATTCATCCATTTTTGGATTATGCTGTAATAGTAAAAATGATATCTTAGGAAATGAGCAATGGAAATGGTTAGAAAAGGAGTTGACAAATTCGAAAGCTCGTGCCCACATAATTATATCCTCTACGCag ATATTTTCTAATCACATAATTAATGAAAATTGGGGTTTGATGCCTTACTCTTTGAAACGTTTAAgagaattaataaaaaaaacaaaaccaAAAggtcttttatttttaagtgGGGATGTTCACTTTGGTAGTATAATTGGAAATGAAGAAAGTGTAATAGAAGTTACAAGTAGTAGTGTAAATCAGGAGAACATTTttagttatataaataaatatgttatattttttttaacaaaccTTTTAAGTAAGGTAAGTCCATTTGaattgaataaaatatattcatttaataattttggatctgtaaatattacatatgtaaatgataatgaaataaaaattaagacATCTGTAAATGATTCAGATGGTGTAGAAATCTTAGTAGCCAATCAggtttttaataataaaaataatatatataccaaaAGAAAAGATTTACATATTATTCTTGATGAATTTGCAACATTAGAATGCAAGAGTAAAACAAAGGTGGTAATGCATacaatagtatatatattatttttattatggtttttacaaattttatatatatttctaaaagTAATTGGATCACTTTTCCgcagaaaaaaaatacacacaaAAACAAAggatgaataa